Proteins from one Gaiella occulta genomic window:
- a CDS encoding multicopper oxidase domain-containing protein: MKTLMLGLGALVAAVVILVAAVVASNRALDDDVSPAAAGSGHENTANASATTPKGQSFAGVAPENAKELALAHKPYPAELPPLTPGPVVKVRMVLKDVTIQIAPGVSYQAWGFEGGAPGPIVHARQGQTVEMTLTNDGAIPHSIDFHAARIAPNEAFVDVMPGKSFTFRFKADDPGVFMYHCGTKPVLAHIANGMYGAIVVDPATPLPKADKEYVLVAGEWYLGSDGLDTPAQLDMNKARAMMPDWTAFNGYAHQYVEHPLTADPGDLVRFYVVDAGPSLTTAFHVVGTVFDNVYPNGDMNPAHVLNGVQTVDVPAGGGGVFEVKIDEPGLYPFVSHAFAHVDLGQVGLLEVGKPKEAASQ, encoded by the coding sequence ATGAAGACTCTCATGCTTGGGCTCGGCGCTCTCGTCGCCGCCGTCGTGATCCTCGTCGCCGCCGTCGTCGCGTCGAATCGGGCCCTCGACGACGACGTCTCGCCGGCGGCCGCTGGCAGCGGGCACGAGAACACGGCGAACGCCTCTGCGACGACGCCGAAGGGCCAGAGCTTCGCCGGCGTCGCGCCGGAGAACGCGAAGGAGCTCGCCCTCGCGCACAAGCCCTACCCCGCGGAGCTCCCGCCCCTGACCCCCGGACCCGTCGTGAAGGTGCGCATGGTGCTGAAGGACGTGACGATCCAGATCGCCCCGGGCGTGTCGTACCAGGCGTGGGGCTTCGAGGGCGGCGCGCCCGGTCCGATCGTGCACGCGCGCCAGGGCCAGACGGTGGAGATGACGCTCACGAACGACGGCGCCATCCCGCACTCGATCGACTTCCACGCGGCGAGGATCGCGCCCAACGAGGCGTTCGTCGACGTGATGCCGGGGAAGTCCTTCACCTTCCGCTTCAAGGCGGACGACCCGGGCGTCTTCATGTACCACTGCGGCACCAAGCCCGTGCTCGCCCACATCGCGAACGGCATGTACGGCGCCATCGTCGTCGACCCGGCGACTCCCCTGCCGAAGGCGGACAAGGAGTACGTCCTCGTCGCCGGCGAGTGGTACCTGGGCAGCGACGGGCTCGACACGCCCGCACAGCTCGACATGAACAAGGCGCGGGCGATGATGCCCGACTGGACGGCGTTCAACGGCTACGCCCACCAGTACGTCGAGCACCCGCTCACCGCCGATCCGGGCGACCTGGTGCGGTTCTACGTCGTCGACGCCGGGCCGAGCCTGACGACCGCGTTCCACGTCGTCGGCACCGTCTTCGACAACGTCTACCCCAACGGGGACATGAACCCGGCGCACGTGCTGAACGGCGTCCAGACCGTCGACGTGCCCGCGGGAGGCGGCGGCGTGTTCGAGGTGAAGATCGACGAGCCGGGCCTCTACCCGTTCGTCTCGCACGCGTTCGCGCACGTCGATCTCGGCCAGGTCGGCCTGCTCGAGGTCGGGAAGCCGAAGGAAGCGGCGTCGCAATAG
- a CDS encoding helix-turn-helix transcriptional regulator: MDGETRRHRALAEPARTRLLEHLRGSARPLSADELARVLSLHPNTVRAHLDVLGEAGLVDAVVERRTRPGRPRRLFSAVPDEAEREHEMLASALASLLEPLPDGDGLAAAAGRSWGHVLVERLEPGQPATAEAGLERVASLLRRRGFAPELGRDRIVMGRCPFRELALRYPRTVCALHEGIIEGAFEELGAPVALERLEPWTTPTTCVASVRRVGA, from the coding sequence GTGGACGGAGAAACGCGACGCCACCGTGCGCTTGCAGAGCCCGCGCGCACGCGCCTGCTGGAGCACCTGCGCGGGTCGGCGCGCCCGCTCTCGGCCGACGAGCTCGCACGCGTCCTCTCCCTGCATCCGAACACGGTGCGGGCGCATCTCGACGTGCTCGGCGAGGCCGGCCTCGTCGACGCCGTGGTGGAGCGCCGAACGCGACCCGGTCGGCCGCGACGCCTGTTCAGCGCCGTGCCCGACGAGGCGGAGCGCGAGCACGAGATGCTCGCCTCGGCGCTCGCCTCTTTGCTCGAGCCGCTTCCCGACGGCGACGGCCTCGCCGCCGCCGCCGGCCGCAGCTGGGGGCACGTGCTCGTCGAGCGCCTCGAGCCCGGGCAGCCGGCCACGGCCGAGGCGGGCCTCGAGCGCGTGGCGTCGCTCCTGCGCCGCCGTGGCTTCGCGCCGGAGCTCGGCCGCGACCGCATCGTGATGGGCCGCTGCCCCTTCCGGGAGCTCGCGCTGCGCTACCCGCGCACCGTCTGCGCGCTGCACGAGGGCATCATCGAGGGCGCCTTCGAGGAGCTCGGCGCGCCGGTCGCGCTCGAGCGACTCGAGCCGTGGACGACGCCGACGACGTGCGTCGCCTCGGTGCGCCGCGTGGGTGCCTAG
- a CDS encoding response regulator transcription factor has protein sequence MSIRVLIVDDHPIVRTGLRLLLEREDDVEVVAEAGSADEGVRAARLEKPDVVLLDVVMPGRSGIEACAETIEASKGRVLVLSMQDDPSYVREAFAAGASGYMLKEAADAELVQAVREVAAGGRYVHPTLGARLAQAEVEAARRAASDPLSDREREVLRLLALGHTNQEIARTLFISVRTAETHRAHIMQKLGLGTRAELVRYALANGLLEDP, from the coding sequence ATGAGCATCCGGGTGCTCATCGTCGACGATCACCCGATCGTCCGCACCGGGCTCCGCCTGCTGCTCGAGCGCGAGGACGACGTCGAGGTCGTGGCCGAGGCGGGATCGGCGGACGAGGGCGTGCGCGCGGCACGGCTCGAGAAGCCCGACGTGGTCCTGCTCGACGTCGTGATGCCGGGCCGCAGCGGCATCGAGGCGTGCGCGGAGACGATCGAGGCGTCGAAGGGGCGGGTGCTCGTGCTGTCCATGCAGGACGACCCGTCCTACGTCCGCGAGGCCTTCGCGGCGGGCGCGAGCGGGTACATGCTCAAGGAGGCCGCCGACGCCGAGCTCGTGCAGGCGGTGCGAGAGGTCGCCGCCGGTGGCCGCTACGTGCACCCGACGCTCGGCGCGCGCCTCGCCCAGGCCGAGGTCGAGGCTGCCCGCCGTGCCGCCAGCGACCCGCTGTCGGATCGCGAGCGCGAGGTCCTGCGCCTGCTCGCCCTCGGGCACACGAACCAGGAGATCGCCAGGACGCTCTTCATCTCGGTGCGGACCGCCGAGACGCACCGAGCGCACATCATGCAGAAGCTCGGGCTCGGCACGCGCGCCGAGCTCGTGCGCTACGCGCTCGCGAACGGCCTCCTGGAGGATCCGTGA